A region from the Vicia villosa cultivar HV-30 ecotype Madison, WI linkage group LG3, Vvil1.0, whole genome shotgun sequence genome encodes:
- the LOC131657111 gene encoding uncharacterized protein LOC131657111, whose product MLKFVLTVDFHSCYFNAESYKWRKSNKLSMYRFLKKCSNFGGEICPSIAAESNGRPQKLVNCPGTNAGVYVRKMGVDNNRKKRDLQEDETLDTSKNKKLKMGPEVEKDDALKALEGVTLGWRELVFLGSK is encoded by the exons ATGTTAAAGTTTGTTTTAACTGTGGATTTTCATTCTTGTTATTTCAATGCAGAAAGTTATAAATGGAGGAAAAGTAACAAATTGAGCATGTATCGATTTCTCAAGAAATGTTCAAATTTCGGAGGGGAAATTTGTCCATCCATTGCAGCA GAATCAAATGGGCGTCCACAGAAACTTGTAAATTGTCCGGGTACAAATGCCGGTGTATATGTTCGGAAAATGGGAGTTGATAATAACCgaaaaaagagagatttacaAGAGGATGAGACACTTGACACATCCAAGAACAAGAAACTAAAAATGGGTCCTGAAGTTGAAAAGGATGATGCCCTGAAAGCTTTAGAAGGAGTCACGCTCGGCTGGAGAGAACTAGTTTTCTTAGGGAGCAAATAA
- the LOC131593289 gene encoding putative disease resistance protein RGA4 isoform X2, whose product MEALAVTVLEKLGSSLYKELGIIWNLKEDIEKMKNTVSMIKSVLLDAETKANNHQVSNWLEELKDVLYDADDLLDDFSIEDLKGKVRVRNKKVKKVLCFFSKPNKIAYSHTLGHRIKAIQKRLDDIAKMKHALQLTDRPMENQILYREQRQTYSFVSKNEVIGRDDEKKRIKRYLLDINASDNVSVIPIVGIGGLGKTALTQLVYNDNDVHKHFELKMWVYVSDEFDMKKIAQEIIRDEKNSPMEQVQEQLRDKIRGKKFLLVLDDMWNEDRELWLKLKSLFVEGGKGSMIIVTTRSQTVAKIAGTHPPLFLEGLDSQKSQELFSRVAFGELKEQNDLELVAIGRDIVKKCAGIPLAIRTIGSLLFSRNLGRSDWLYFKDVEFSKIDQNNDKIFAMLKLSYDHLPAFLKKCFAYCSLFPKGFVFEKNTLIQLWVAEGFIQQSNDVRCVEDVGHEHFMSLLSMSFFQNITIDDCGGVSTCKMHDLMHDLAQLIAGSEYAVVEGEEANIVNRTRYLSSRTALQFGPPSPCSYKLRTLHLHPQMNNSSNYLRFSFSGLKFLRVLTLCGLKISAISNSIEEMKHLRYIDLSQNVALKELPPGITILQNLQTLKLSECSKLEILPENLNKSLRHLELNGCVKLKCMPQGIAQLTNLQTLTLFVVRNKSVNELGGLINLRGRLEIKGLDFLRNNVADIEKVLLEKQHLQELELRWAYDDGFDENFQTCPVLPDRAEQENENWVEDEMILQALQSHHSLQKLIIDGFCGKRLPDWIGNLPSLLTLEIYNCPGLTSLPESICRQVSLQKLSICNCFSLEKRYGRAFGIDWPKISHIRKVEILPMKPLFFKYFS is encoded by the coding sequence ATGGAAGCCCTTGCTGTTACTGTCTTGGAAAAGTTGGGTTCTTCACTTTACAAAGAGCTTGGAATCATTTGGAATCTCAAAGAGGATATCGAAAAAATGAAGAACACGGTATCTATGATCAAATCAGTACTCCTCGATGCCGAAACCAAGGCCAATAATCATCAAGTTAGTAATTGGTTGGAGGAGCTGAAAGATGTACTTTATGATGCAGACGATTTACTAGATGATTTTTCCATTGAAGATTTGAAAGGAAAAGTGAGGGTTAGAAACAAAAAAGTAAAAAAGGTACTATGTTTCTTCTCAAAACCAAACAAAATTGCCTATAGTCATACATTAGGCCATCGAATAAAAGCAATCCAGAAGAGGCTAGATGACATTGCTAAAATGAAGCATGCATTGCAACTAACTGACCGCCCTATGGAGAATCAGATTTTATATAGGGAGCAGAGACAAACTTACTCTTTTGTGAGTAAAAATGAAGTTATTGGAAGAGACGATGAAAAGAAACGTATTAAGCGTTATCTACTTGATATCAATGCTTCAGATAATGTTTCTGTAATTCCCATAGTTGGGATTGGGGGATTAGGTAAGACTGCTCTTACTCAACTGGTCTACAATGATAACGATGTTCATAAGCATTTTGAGCTAAAAATGTGGGTGTATGTTTCTGATGAATTTGATATGAAGAAAATAGCTCAGGAGATCATCCGGGATGAAAAGAATAGTCCGATGGAGCAAGTGCAAGAACAACTTAGAGACAAaattcgagggaagaagttttTGCTTGTGTTAGATGACATGTGGAACGAGGATCGTGAACTGTGGCTTAAATTGAAGAGCTTGTTCGTGGAAGGAGGAAAAGGAAGCATGATAATTGTGACAACGCGTAGTCAAACTGTGGCGAAAATAGCAGGCACACATCCACCTCTTTTCTTAGAGGGTTTGGATTCGCAAAAATCACAGGAGTTATTCTCTCGAGTGGCTTTCGGCGAGTTAAAAGAACAAAATGATTTGGAATTGGTAGCTATAGGAAGGGACATTGTTAAAAAATGTGCTGGCATCCCTCTTGCTATCAGGACTATTGGAAGCCTTTTGTTTTCTCGAAATTTGGGAAGAAGCGATTGGCTATATTTCAAGGATGTTGAGTTTTCGAAGATAGATCAAAACAATGACAAAATCTTTGCAATGCTTAAACTGAGTTACGATCATCTTCCTGCATTTCTAAAAAAATGTTTTGCATATTGTTCACTGTTTCCGAAAGGCTTTGTGTTTGAAAAAAATACTCTCATTCAGTTATGGGTAGCTGAGGGGTTCATTCAACAATCAAATGATGTTAGATGTGTAGAAGATGTTGGTCATGAGCACTTCATGAGTTTGCTGTCAATGTCCTTCTTTCAAAATATCACTATAGACGATTGTGGCGGCGTAAGTACTTGTAAAATGCATGACCTTATGCATGATCTAGCACAGCTAATAGCTGGGAGTGAATATGCAGTggttgaaggagaagaagcaAACATTGTAAACCGAACGCGTTATTTGTCGTCTCGTACTGCATTACAGTTCGGACCACCGTCACCATGTTCCTACAAATTAAGGACATTGCATTTACATCCACAAATGAATAATTCAAGCAATTATTTGCGCTTTTCCTTTTCAGGCCTAAAGTTCTTACGTGTGTTGACACTTTGTGGGTTGAAAATTTCCGCAATCTCAAatagtattgaagagatgaagcaTTTAAGATACATTGATCTATCACAGAATGTTGCACTTAAAGAACTTCCGCCGGGCATTACCATCCTGCAGAACTTGCAAACTCTAAAACTTTCTGAATGTTCAAAGCTCGAAATATTACCAGAAAATCTCAATAAAAGTCTCCGGCATCTTGAGTTGAATGGTTGTGTGAAATTGAAATGTATGCCACAAGGGATAGCACAGTTGACAAATCTTCAAACACTAACACTTTTTGTAGTGAGAAATAAAAGTGTAAATGAATTGGGTGGTTTAATCAACCTCAGAGGGAGATTAGAAATAAAAGGGTTGGATTTCCTACGAAATAATGTAGCAGATATTGAAAAAGTACTTCTTGAAAAGCAACAccttcaagaattggaattgcgGTGGGCCTACGACGATGGTTTTGATGAGAATTTTCAAACATGCCCAGTATTGCCCGACAGGGCCGAACAAGAAAACGAAAACTGGGTGGAAGATGAGATGATTTTACAAGCTCTGCAATCACACCACTCGCTTCAGAAACTAATTATAGATGGATTTTGCGGCAAAAGATTACCAGATTGGATAGGGAATCTCCCATCGCTCTTGACTCTTGAGATCTACAATTGCCCTGGTTTGACATCACTGCCCGAATCAATTTGTAGACAGGTATCTTTGCAGAAACTTTCCATTTGTAATTGCTTCTCATTAGAGAAAAGATACGGAAGAGCATTTGGTATAGACTGGCCCAAAATCTCTCACATCCGAAAAGTTGAGATCCTTCCTATGAAACCATTGTTTTTTAAGTACTTTTCTTGA
- the LOC131593289 gene encoding putative disease resistance protein RGA4 isoform X1, with product MLLNFSLLQYNSSFCFFIPLFKPDTSNTTVDCFIKPIQLIAVHVHQIQLLILFLDSDFETRMEALAVTVLEKLGSSLYKELGIIWNLKEDIEKMKNTVSMIKSVLLDAETKANNHQVSNWLEELKDVLYDADDLLDDFSIEDLKGKVRVRNKKVKKVLCFFSKPNKIAYSHTLGHRIKAIQKRLDDIAKMKHALQLTDRPMENQILYREQRQTYSFVSKNEVIGRDDEKKRIKRYLLDINASDNVSVIPIVGIGGLGKTALTQLVYNDNDVHKHFELKMWVYVSDEFDMKKIAQEIIRDEKNSPMEQVQEQLRDKIRGKKFLLVLDDMWNEDRELWLKLKSLFVEGGKGSMIIVTTRSQTVAKIAGTHPPLFLEGLDSQKSQELFSRVAFGELKEQNDLELVAIGRDIVKKCAGIPLAIRTIGSLLFSRNLGRSDWLYFKDVEFSKIDQNNDKIFAMLKLSYDHLPAFLKKCFAYCSLFPKGFVFEKNTLIQLWVAEGFIQQSNDVRCVEDVGHEHFMSLLSMSFFQNITIDDCGGVSTCKMHDLMHDLAQLIAGSEYAVVEGEEANIVNRTRYLSSRTALQFGPPSPCSYKLRTLHLHPQMNNSSNYLRFSFSGLKFLRVLTLCGLKISAISNSIEEMKHLRYIDLSQNVALKELPPGITILQNLQTLKLSECSKLEILPENLNKSLRHLELNGCVKLKCMPQGIAQLTNLQTLTLFVVRNKSVNELGGLINLRGRLEIKGLDFLRNNVADIEKVLLEKQHLQELELRWAYDDGFDENFQTCPVLPDRAEQENENWVEDEMILQALQSHHSLQKLIIDGFCGKRLPDWIGNLPSLLTLEIYNCPGLTSLPESICRQVSLQKLSICNCFSLEKRYGRAFGIDWPKISHIRKVEILPMKPLFFKYFS from the exons ATGCTACTCAACTTTTCACTTCTACAATACAATTCTTCATTCTGTTTCTTCATTCCTCTTTTCAAACCAG ATACATCAAATACAActgttgattgttttattaagcCAATTCAGTTGATAGCTGTGCACGTACATCAAATACAACTGTTGATTCTGTTTCTTGATTCAGATTTCGAAACCAg GATGGAAGCCCTTGCTGTTACTGTCTTGGAAAAGTTGGGTTCTTCACTTTACAAAGAGCTTGGAATCATTTGGAATCTCAAAGAGGATATCGAAAAAATGAAGAACACGGTATCTATGATCAAATCAGTACTCCTCGATGCCGAAACCAAGGCCAATAATCATCAAGTTAGTAATTGGTTGGAGGAGCTGAAAGATGTACTTTATGATGCAGACGATTTACTAGATGATTTTTCCATTGAAGATTTGAAAGGAAAAGTGAGGGTTAGAAACAAAAAAGTAAAAAAGGTACTATGTTTCTTCTCAAAACCAAACAAAATTGCCTATAGTCATACATTAGGCCATCGAATAAAAGCAATCCAGAAGAGGCTAGATGACATTGCTAAAATGAAGCATGCATTGCAACTAACTGACCGCCCTATGGAGAATCAGATTTTATATAGGGAGCAGAGACAAACTTACTCTTTTGTGAGTAAAAATGAAGTTATTGGAAGAGACGATGAAAAGAAACGTATTAAGCGTTATCTACTTGATATCAATGCTTCAGATAATGTTTCTGTAATTCCCATAGTTGGGATTGGGGGATTAGGTAAGACTGCTCTTACTCAACTGGTCTACAATGATAACGATGTTCATAAGCATTTTGAGCTAAAAATGTGGGTGTATGTTTCTGATGAATTTGATATGAAGAAAATAGCTCAGGAGATCATCCGGGATGAAAAGAATAGTCCGATGGAGCAAGTGCAAGAACAACTTAGAGACAAaattcgagggaagaagttttTGCTTGTGTTAGATGACATGTGGAACGAGGATCGTGAACTGTGGCTTAAATTGAAGAGCTTGTTCGTGGAAGGAGGAAAAGGAAGCATGATAATTGTGACAACGCGTAGTCAAACTGTGGCGAAAATAGCAGGCACACATCCACCTCTTTTCTTAGAGGGTTTGGATTCGCAAAAATCACAGGAGTTATTCTCTCGAGTGGCTTTCGGCGAGTTAAAAGAACAAAATGATTTGGAATTGGTAGCTATAGGAAGGGACATTGTTAAAAAATGTGCTGGCATCCCTCTTGCTATCAGGACTATTGGAAGCCTTTTGTTTTCTCGAAATTTGGGAAGAAGCGATTGGCTATATTTCAAGGATGTTGAGTTTTCGAAGATAGATCAAAACAATGACAAAATCTTTGCAATGCTTAAACTGAGTTACGATCATCTTCCTGCATTTCTAAAAAAATGTTTTGCATATTGTTCACTGTTTCCGAAAGGCTTTGTGTTTGAAAAAAATACTCTCATTCAGTTATGGGTAGCTGAGGGGTTCATTCAACAATCAAATGATGTTAGATGTGTAGAAGATGTTGGTCATGAGCACTTCATGAGTTTGCTGTCAATGTCCTTCTTTCAAAATATCACTATAGACGATTGTGGCGGCGTAAGTACTTGTAAAATGCATGACCTTATGCATGATCTAGCACAGCTAATAGCTGGGAGTGAATATGCAGTggttgaaggagaagaagcaAACATTGTAAACCGAACGCGTTATTTGTCGTCTCGTACTGCATTACAGTTCGGACCACCGTCACCATGTTCCTACAAATTAAGGACATTGCATTTACATCCACAAATGAATAATTCAAGCAATTATTTGCGCTTTTCCTTTTCAGGCCTAAAGTTCTTACGTGTGTTGACACTTTGTGGGTTGAAAATTTCCGCAATCTCAAatagtattgaagagatgaagcaTTTAAGATACATTGATCTATCACAGAATGTTGCACTTAAAGAACTTCCGCCGGGCATTACCATCCTGCAGAACTTGCAAACTCTAAAACTTTCTGAATGTTCAAAGCTCGAAATATTACCAGAAAATCTCAATAAAAGTCTCCGGCATCTTGAGTTGAATGGTTGTGTGAAATTGAAATGTATGCCACAAGGGATAGCACAGTTGACAAATCTTCAAACACTAACACTTTTTGTAGTGAGAAATAAAAGTGTAAATGAATTGGGTGGTTTAATCAACCTCAGAGGGAGATTAGAAATAAAAGGGTTGGATTTCCTACGAAATAATGTAGCAGATATTGAAAAAGTACTTCTTGAAAAGCAACAccttcaagaattggaattgcgGTGGGCCTACGACGATGGTTTTGATGAGAATTTTCAAACATGCCCAGTATTGCCCGACAGGGCCGAACAAGAAAACGAAAACTGGGTGGAAGATGAGATGATTTTACAAGCTCTGCAATCACACCACTCGCTTCAGAAACTAATTATAGATGGATTTTGCGGCAAAAGATTACCAGATTGGATAGGGAATCTCCCATCGCTCTTGACTCTTGAGATCTACAATTGCCCTGGTTTGACATCACTGCCCGAATCAATTTGTAGACAGGTATCTTTGCAGAAACTTTCCATTTGTAATTGCTTCTCATTAGAGAAAAGATACGGAAGAGCATTTGGTATAGACTGGCCCAAAATCTCTCACATCCGAAAAGTTGAGATCCTTCCTATGAAACCATTGTTTTTTAAGTACTTTTCTTGA